The following coding sequences are from one Microbulbifer sp. TB1203 window:
- a CDS encoding endonuclease/exonuclease/phosphatase family protein, protein MADYWILAATFAVAALTLLPVWHFEAWWIRVLDFPRLQLFLLALVVLALQLILLDLSKPGTWLAIAVVLACAGYQAWWITPYSRLFPVEVDSAGDGGDRLSFITANVLASNRNAAALLRLVRQHRPDILVTLESDHWWQERLDELEADYPYTIKCPQENRYGMHVYSQLPLSDCATEFLVEKDVPSMQAVATLPSGHRVWLHFVHPAPPSPVDNEESSERDAELILVARRVAGSKMPVVVTGDLNDVAWSDTTRLFRKISDLLDPRVGRGMFNTFHTKYWFLRWPLDHVFHSHHFTLGEMTRLPPFGSDHFALLFALVLQPNSRDEDDGLEAEEEDRQWANEKLKRRDT, encoded by the coding sequence ATGGCTGACTACTGGATACTGGCGGCAACCTTTGCCGTGGCCGCCCTGACCCTTCTCCCCGTGTGGCATTTCGAGGCCTGGTGGATCCGGGTTCTCGATTTTCCCCGCCTGCAGCTGTTCCTGCTGGCGCTGGTTGTGCTGGCGCTTCAATTGATTCTGCTGGACCTGTCGAAACCGGGCACCTGGCTCGCAATCGCGGTGGTGCTGGCCTGCGCGGGATACCAGGCGTGGTGGATCACTCCCTACAGCCGGCTCTTTCCCGTGGAAGTGGACTCCGCCGGGGACGGGGGAGACCGGCTGAGCTTTATCACCGCCAACGTGCTCGCCTCCAACCGCAACGCCGCGGCCCTGCTCCGGCTGGTGCGGCAGCACCGGCCGGATATTCTCGTCACCCTGGAATCGGACCACTGGTGGCAGGAGAGGCTGGACGAGCTCGAGGCGGACTACCCCTACACCATCAAGTGCCCGCAGGAGAACCGGTACGGCATGCACGTCTACTCGCAACTGCCGCTGTCCGACTGTGCGACGGAATTCCTGGTGGAGAAAGATGTGCCCTCCATGCAGGCCGTGGCCACTCTGCCGTCCGGCCACCGGGTATGGCTGCACTTCGTGCACCCCGCTCCCCCCAGCCCGGTGGATAACGAGGAATCCTCCGAGCGGGATGCCGAACTGATACTCGTGGCCCGCAGGGTGGCCGGCAGCAAAATGCCCGTGGTGGTGACCGGCGACCTCAACGATGTGGCCTGGTCGGATACCACTCGCCTGTTCCGCAAGATCAGTGACCTGCTCGACCCCCGGGTGGGGAGGGGCATGTTCAATACGTTCCACACCAAATACTGGTTCCTGCGCTGGCCGCTGGACCATGTATTCCACAGCCACCACTTCACCCTGGGGGAAATGACCCGCCTGCCACCTTTCGGCTCCGATCATTTTGCCCTGCTGTTCGCCCTGGTACTGCAACCCAACTCCCGGGACGAAGACGACGGACTGGAGGCGGAAGAAGAGGACCGCCAATGGGCAAATGAAAAGCTCAAGAGACGGGACACTTAA
- the argS gene encoding arginine--tRNA ligase: MNIRQLLTDKFQAAMLAAGIPEDCGPVVAQARVAPAKKAGFGDYQANGAMAAAKRMGTNPRELAGRIVGQLDKGEMIEKVEIAGPGFINIHLSESWLARSLAAAEQSGRLNIAPAAEPQTVVIDYSSPNLAKEMHVGHLRSTIIGDALARLLEFQGHKVIRQNHMGDWGTQFGMLLAHLSDQLQSENAEVALADLEVFYREAKIRFDEEAGFADRAREYVVKLQGGDPECLKLWQQFIDVSISHSEEIYEKLNVTLKRSDVYGESQYNDDLPVLVKELLERGIAVEDQGAIVVFLEEMADKEGNPSPMIIQKKGGGYLYATTDLAAIRYRANKLKADRILIVVDTRQSLHLQQAFTAARKAGFLPESVSLEHCAFGTMMGNDGKPFKTRTGGTVKLSALLDEAVERAEKLVAEKNPDLDADTCAEIARKVGIGAVKYADLSKTRTNDYVFSWDAMLSFEGNTAPYLQYAYTRVRSIFRRAGIQPGELKSEIQLGTPEERALAIKLCQFGEVLDQVAKDTFPHVLCTYLYELASAYMVFYEACPVLREGVPEEQKQSRLQLCDLVARTIATGLDLLGIEVLEQM, from the coding sequence ATGAATATTCGCCAGTTGCTCACCGACAAATTCCAGGCCGCCATGCTCGCCGCCGGTATTCCCGAAGACTGCGGCCCTGTGGTTGCGCAGGCTCGAGTGGCGCCGGCGAAAAAAGCGGGCTTTGGCGACTACCAGGCCAACGGCGCCATGGCCGCCGCCAAGCGCATGGGCACCAACCCCCGGGAACTGGCCGGCCGCATCGTCGGACAGCTGGACAAGGGCGAGATGATTGAAAAGGTGGAGATCGCCGGCCCCGGCTTTATCAATATCCACCTGAGTGAATCCTGGCTGGCCCGGAGCCTGGCCGCCGCGGAACAGAGCGGGCGCCTGAATATCGCCCCGGCCGCAGAGCCGCAGACGGTGGTGATCGACTACTCCTCCCCCAACCTGGCCAAGGAAATGCACGTCGGCCACCTGCGCTCCACCATTATCGGCGACGCCCTGGCGCGGCTGCTGGAATTCCAGGGCCACAAGGTGATCCGCCAGAACCATATGGGCGACTGGGGCACCCAGTTCGGCATGCTGCTGGCGCACCTCTCCGACCAGCTGCAAAGCGAGAATGCCGAGGTGGCCCTGGCGGACCTGGAAGTCTTCTATCGCGAGGCCAAGATCCGCTTCGACGAGGAAGCCGGCTTCGCCGACCGCGCGCGGGAATATGTGGTAAAACTGCAGGGCGGCGACCCGGAATGCCTGAAGCTGTGGCAGCAGTTTATCGATGTCTCCATCAGCCACAGCGAGGAGATCTACGAGAAACTCAACGTCACCCTGAAGCGCAGCGATGTCTACGGCGAGAGCCAGTACAACGACGACCTGCCGGTACTGGTAAAGGAGCTGCTGGAGCGCGGCATCGCCGTCGAGGACCAGGGCGCCATCGTCGTCTTCCTGGAGGAGATGGCGGACAAGGAAGGCAACCCCAGCCCGATGATCATCCAGAAGAAGGGCGGCGGTTACCTCTACGCCACTACAGACCTGGCCGCCATCCGCTACCGCGCCAACAAGCTCAAGGCAGACCGAATCCTCATTGTGGTGGACACGCGCCAGTCCCTGCACCTGCAGCAGGCCTTTACCGCCGCGCGCAAGGCCGGTTTCCTGCCGGAATCCGTCTCCCTGGAACACTGCGCCTTCGGCACCATGATGGGCAACGACGGCAAGCCGTTCAAAACCCGCACCGGTGGTACGGTAAAACTGTCCGCTCTGCTGGACGAAGCGGTGGAGCGCGCGGAAAAACTGGTGGCGGAAAAGAACCCGGACCTGGATGCGGACACCTGCGCGGAAATCGCGCGCAAGGTGGGCATCGGCGCGGTGAAGTACGCGGACCTGAGCAAGACCCGCACCAACGACTATGTATTCAGTTGGGACGCCATGCTCAGCTTCGAGGGCAACACCGCGCCCTACCTGCAGTACGCCTACACCCGCGTGCGCAGCATCTTCCGCCGTGCCGGTATCCAGCCGGGCGAACTCAAAAGCGAGATCCAGTTGGGCACTCCCGAAGAGCGCGCCCTGGCGATCAAGCTGTGTCAGTTCGGCGAAGTGCTGGACCAGGTGGCCAAAGACACCTTCCCGCACGTGCTCTGCACCTACCTGTACGAGCTGGCCAGCGCCTATATGGTTTTCTACGAGGCCTGCCCGGTGCTGAGGGAGGGCGTGCCGGAGGAGCAGAAGCAGAGTCGCCTGCAGCTGTGCGACCTGGTGGCTCGCACCATCGCCACCGGGCTGGATCTGCTGGGTATCGAGGTGCTGGAGCAGATGTAA
- a CDS encoding SDR family oxidoreductase has product MKILITGASGLLGRSVFKRLDASPDFSATGTAFSRAGERLLKLDLTDDEALRKTLREIQPRVVIHCAAERWPDRCAENPDDAWQLNVRSTQQLAQLCSQAGAQLVYISTDYVFDGSAPPYSVDDTPNPVNFYGRSKLAGEQAVLENGDHWVLRLPWLYGPVTHLHESGVTALLETVASNKPATLDHWAIRFPTSVEDVARVLEQCLQKAAAGTRFSGIYHWSGDTPCTRYELAHIVARACGLDAAHLSADPEPRFAEPRPYNCLLDKSRLVQMGIAGGEPLETQLARHLKPFLNSGWGK; this is encoded by the coding sequence GTGAAAATCCTGATTACCGGCGCCTCCGGCCTCCTCGGGCGCAGCGTCTTCAAACGACTGGATGCCAGCCCGGATTTTTCCGCAACCGGCACCGCCTTTTCCCGCGCCGGCGAGCGGCTGCTGAAACTGGACCTTACCGACGACGAAGCGTTGCGCAAAACCCTGCGCGAAATTCAGCCGCGGGTGGTGATCCACTGCGCCGCCGAGCGCTGGCCGGACCGCTGCGCCGAAAACCCCGATGACGCCTGGCAGCTCAACGTACGCAGCACGCAACAGCTGGCGCAGCTCTGCAGTCAGGCCGGCGCGCAGCTGGTGTATATCTCCACCGACTACGTGTTCGACGGCAGCGCCCCGCCCTACTCTGTCGACGACACGCCCAACCCGGTCAACTTCTACGGCCGCAGCAAACTGGCCGGCGAGCAGGCGGTACTGGAAAACGGCGATCACTGGGTGCTGCGCCTGCCCTGGCTGTACGGCCCTGTGACCCACCTGCACGAGTCCGGCGTCACCGCGCTGCTGGAAACCGTCGCCAGCAACAAGCCGGCAACCCTGGACCACTGGGCCATCCGCTTCCCCACCAGTGTGGAGGATGTGGCGCGGGTATTGGAGCAGTGCCTGCAGAAGGCCGCCGCGGGGACGCGATTTTCCGGCATCTACCACTGGAGCGGCGATACCCCCTGCACCCGTTATGAACTCGCTCATATCGTCGCCCGCGCCTGCGGGCTCGACGCCGCCCATCTGAGCGCCGACCCGGAACCCCGGTTCGCCGAACCGCGCCCCTACAACTGCCTGTTGGACAAATCGCGGCTGGTGCAAATGGGCATTGCCGGCGGAGAACCGCTGGAAACCCAGCTGGCACGCCATTTGAAACCTTTTCTGAATTCAGGGTGGGGAAAATAG
- a CDS encoding 1-phosphofructokinase family hexose kinase, translating to MIWTLTMNPALDVAFTVPELKIHSKLRCKKVRTTPGGGGINCSRAIVNLGGESAALFCSGGDVDGSMEHRLKALGVKTVRVNIEGDTRLSLLVNPEDEEGEYRFILPGPELSEKEWRSALEKLEEVLEKDALLMASGSLPPGVPEDFYARVAAVANRRGARLFLDGPSAAVRKALAEEQLFAIKPNAKEWGRIRDCGTSRRNLIEEAETAVRKERRVEIILLSLGSEGAVCVTRDGSEYIESPPVDLVDTTGAGDSMFGAFALAIDRGKSLKEAARYAVAAGAATVERYGSELCTPEGVDKMLDKMRGQKE from the coding sequence ATGATCTGGACGCTGACCATGAACCCGGCACTGGACGTGGCGTTCACCGTGCCGGAACTCAAAATCCACAGCAAACTGCGCTGCAAAAAGGTGCGCACCACCCCCGGTGGCGGAGGTATCAATTGCAGCCGTGCCATTGTAAACCTCGGAGGTGAATCTGCTGCTCTGTTCTGCTCCGGGGGCGATGTGGACGGGTCTATGGAGCATCGCCTGAAGGCACTTGGCGTCAAGACGGTGCGGGTGAATATCGAAGGCGATACCCGCCTCAGTTTGCTCGTGAATCCCGAGGATGAGGAAGGGGAATACCGGTTTATTTTGCCCGGACCGGAGTTGAGCGAAAAGGAGTGGCGAAGTGCCCTCGAAAAGCTCGAGGAAGTTCTGGAGAAAGACGCGCTGCTGATGGCCAGCGGCAGTTTGCCTCCGGGGGTTCCGGAGGACTTCTACGCTCGGGTGGCCGCGGTGGCAAATCGCCGGGGTGCGCGATTGTTTCTCGACGGGCCGTCCGCCGCCGTGCGCAAGGCCCTGGCGGAAGAGCAGCTCTTCGCCATCAAACCCAACGCGAAGGAGTGGGGCCGAATCCGCGATTGCGGAACCAGCCGCCGGAATTTGATCGAGGAAGCTGAAACGGCAGTGCGCAAGGAGCGGCGGGTGGAAATCATACTGCTGTCCCTGGGCAGTGAAGGCGCAGTATGCGTGACCCGGGACGGCAGCGAATATATCGAGTCTCCCCCGGTGGACCTTGTCGATACAACGGGTGCGGGGGACAGCATGTTCGGCGCCTTTGCCCTGGCCATCGACAGGGGAAAATCGCTGAAGGAAGCCGCCCGTTACGCAGTGGCGGCGGGCGCGGCCACTGTGGAGAGGTACGGCAGTGAACTCTGCACTCCCGAGGGCGTGGACAAAATGCTCGACAAGATGCGCGGTCAAAAAGAATGA
- a CDS encoding GGDEF domain-containing protein, translating to MRLHSLRVKASIFSLLLVVAMCLFFILLGNGNLYSLLEKNRNNRYLTYQYQISGLLNQSREDLIQLADLIVLWRGGTSASPEILRGLFDRQWEYLQISWGLESLKLYTDDEQPPFTWGKSTRRLTAAQVREVIISGQPLESVRCTKTCVQSLAVPVIAGDNTDYVLQVDRSLAGELLSFREITGSDIGILSAEQSASAFHTSDYLDAWNREVIALTSREMLMPLLRQVAAEETEMPGLNFSGTYLFENNSFDVKTIPVINGDEKGAHFVIIDNVSDQVGHIEDSLKLLLLLSVLGAFVFIGAVTGMLWRPIFRLRRLAEALPLLSDGKFDAARDLIRPVSKRLSHYDELDVLDATGLAVCDQLEVMKEIVSQNTAELERIAMYDTLTGLANRHNIVEELKKYLHDGEFGEGTGYLFFVDLDDFKQVNDSLGHQGGDDLLRVIAQRLVSVMRFGDIVARLGGDEFCVFVRSLSDAGSYRTLAEKMLSIAGEPVKIGDEMVAVTLSIGVVAIPQHGSTLEAILQKADIAMYHAKYRGKNNYQLYSDDLAGVEQLSNSVEEIEALELAANADHHG from the coding sequence ATGCGATTACACAGTCTGCGGGTAAAGGCCAGTATTTTTTCACTGCTGCTAGTGGTGGCCATGTGCCTGTTTTTTATTCTGCTGGGCAACGGCAACCTGTACTCCCTGCTGGAAAAAAACCGCAACAACCGCTACCTCACCTATCAGTACCAGATCTCCGGGCTGCTCAACCAATCCCGCGAGGATCTGATCCAGCTTGCGGACCTGATCGTCCTGTGGCGGGGCGGCACGTCCGCCAGCCCGGAAATTTTGCGAGGACTATTCGATCGCCAGTGGGAATACCTGCAGATCAGCTGGGGGCTGGAATCCCTCAAGTTGTACACCGACGACGAGCAGCCGCCATTTACCTGGGGCAAGTCCACCCGGCGCCTGACCGCGGCGCAGGTTCGCGAGGTAATCATCAGCGGCCAGCCACTGGAGAGCGTGCGCTGCACCAAAACCTGCGTACAGAGCCTGGCGGTGCCAGTGATCGCCGGCGACAATACCGACTACGTGCTGCAGGTGGACCGGTCCCTGGCCGGCGAACTGCTCTCGTTCCGGGAAATCACCGGTTCGGATATCGGCATCCTTTCGGCTGAACAGAGTGCTTCCGCCTTCCACACCAGCGATTACCTGGACGCCTGGAACCGGGAAGTGATCGCGCTCACATCGAGGGAAATGCTGATGCCACTGCTGCGCCAGGTGGCTGCGGAGGAGACGGAAATGCCGGGCCTGAATTTTTCCGGAACCTATTTGTTCGAAAATAACAGTTTTGACGTGAAAACCATTCCGGTGATCAACGGCGACGAGAAGGGCGCGCATTTCGTAATTATCGACAACGTCTCCGATCAGGTGGGCCATATTGAAGACTCGCTGAAGCTACTGTTGCTGTTATCGGTACTGGGCGCCTTTGTTTTTATCGGTGCGGTCACCGGCATGCTGTGGCGGCCGATCTTCCGCCTGCGCCGGCTGGCGGAGGCACTGCCCCTGTTGAGCGACGGCAAGTTCGATGCGGCGCGCGACCTGATCCGGCCTGTATCCAAGCGCCTTTCCCACTACGACGAACTCGATGTGCTCGATGCCACCGGCTTGGCAGTATGCGATCAGCTGGAGGTGATGAAGGAGATAGTGTCACAGAACACTGCGGAGCTGGAGCGCATAGCCATGTACGACACGCTCACCGGCCTCGCCAACCGGCACAACATTGTCGAGGAGCTGAAAAAATACCTGCACGATGGCGAGTTCGGCGAAGGCACCGGCTATTTGTTTTTCGTCGACCTGGATGACTTCAAGCAGGTGAACGACTCCCTCGGGCACCAGGGCGGCGATGATCTGCTGCGGGTGATTGCGCAGCGGCTGGTCAGTGTGATGCGCTTTGGTGATATCGTTGCGCGGCTGGGGGGCGACGAATTCTGCGTATTCGTGCGCTCCCTGAGCGATGCGGGCAGTTATCGCACACTGGCGGAAAAAATGCTGAGCATCGCAGGAGAGCCGGTAAAAATCGGCGATGAAATGGTGGCAGTCACCCTGAGTATCGGCGTGGTGGCCATTCCCCAGCACGGCAGTACCCTGGAGGCAATTTTGCAAAAAGCGGATATCGCGATGTATCACGCCAAATACCGGGGCAAGAACAATTACCAGCTTTACTCCGACGACCTGGCGGGGGTGGAGCAGTTGTCGAACAGTGTCGAAGAGATAGAGGCGCTGGAGTTGGCGGCAAATGCAGACCACCACGGCTGA